A single region of the Cronobacter condimenti 1330 genome encodes:
- a CDS encoding microcin C ABC transporter permease, whose product MRGLKPVNQARWARFRHNRRGYWSLWILAIIVVLSLFSELIANDKPLLVHYQDRWYFPLVTDYSESDFGGPLATPAEYQDPWLQQRLEDKGWVLWAPVRFSGTAINFASDKPFPAPPSAQNWLGTDANGGDVLARILYGTRISLLFGLMLTICSSVIGITVGAVQGYYGGRIDLFGQRFIEIWSGMPTLFLIIILSSVVQPSFWWLLLITVLFGWMTLVGVVRAEFLRTRNFDYIRAAQALGVSDRAIIWRHMLPNAMVATLTFLPFILCGSITVLTELDFLGFGLPIGSPSLGELLLQGKNNLEAPWLGLTAFFSLAVLLSLLIFIGEAVRDAFDPSKAI is encoded by the coding sequence GCGGTTTCGCCATAACCGGCGCGGCTACTGGTCGCTGTGGATACTGGCCATCATTGTGGTGTTGAGTCTCTTTTCCGAGCTTATCGCCAACGACAAACCGCTGCTGGTGCATTACCAGGACCGCTGGTACTTCCCCTTAGTGACCGACTACAGTGAAAGCGACTTCGGCGGCCCGCTCGCCACGCCCGCCGAATATCAGGACCCCTGGCTGCAACAGCGGCTGGAAGACAAAGGCTGGGTGCTCTGGGCGCCGGTACGCTTTAGCGGCACTGCGATAAATTTTGCTTCGGATAAGCCCTTCCCTGCCCCGCCGTCAGCGCAAAACTGGCTTGGCACCGACGCCAACGGCGGCGACGTGCTGGCGCGTATCCTCTACGGCACGCGTATTTCACTGCTATTCGGGTTAATGCTGACGATATGCTCAAGCGTTATAGGTATTACTGTCGGCGCGGTACAGGGCTATTACGGCGGCAGAATCGATCTCTTTGGCCAGCGTTTTATTGAAATCTGGTCCGGCATGCCGACGCTGTTTCTTATCATTATTCTCTCAAGCGTGGTGCAGCCCAGTTTCTGGTGGCTGCTGCTGATAACGGTGCTGTTTGGCTGGATGACGCTGGTCGGCGTCGTGCGCGCCGAGTTTCTGCGTACGCGCAACTTTGACTATATCCGCGCCGCCCAGGCGCTGGGCGTCAGCGATCGGGCGATTATCTGGCGTCATATGCTGCCCAATGCGATGGTGGCGACGCTCACGTTCCTGCCCTTTATTCTCTGCGGGTCAATTACTGTGCTGACGGAGCTGGATTTCCTGGGCTTCGGGCTGCCGATTGGATCACCGTCGCTTGGCGAGCTGTTGCTGCAAGGCAAAAATAATCTGGAAGCGCCGTGGCTTGGCCTGACCGCTTTCTTTTCACTGGCGGTCCTGCTGTCGTTGTTAATTTTTATTGGTGAAGCGGTCCGCGACGCCTTCGACCCCAGTAAGGCTATCTGA
- the yejF gene encoding microcin C ABC transporter ATP-binding protein YejF, translated as MAHPLLSIDNLSVAFRQQGVERQVVDSVSLAIEAGETLALVGESGSGKSVTALSVLRLLPSPPVVYPQGDIMFQGRSLLNASERELRAVRGNQIAMIFQEPMVSLNPLHNIEKQLYEVLSLHRGMRREPARAEIVTCLERVGIRNAAQRLNDFPHQLSGGERQRVMIAMALLTRPALLIADEPTTALDVTVQAQILQLLAELKRELNMGLLFITHNLNIVKRLADNVAVMQNGRCVEQNRAASLFAAPAHDYTRRLINAEPDGDPVPLPPSAAPLLEVRNLRVTFAKRHGLLRRVSGYHPALKGLSFTLRAGESLGLVGESGSGKSTSGLALLRLIASEGEIYFEGQPLHQLNRRALLPLRRRIQVVFQDPNSSLNPRLDVQSIIAEGLRVHQPSLTASQREAQVIEAMREVGLDPHTRHRYPAEFSGGQRQRIAIARALILKPELLILDEPTSSLDRTVQAQILALLKKLQQEHQLAYLFISHDLQVVRSLCHQVVVLRQGEVIEQGDCQTIFAAPREAYTRELLTLR; from the coding sequence ATGGCGCATCCTCTGCTCTCCATCGACAATCTCTCTGTCGCGTTTCGCCAGCAGGGCGTTGAACGTCAGGTGGTGGATTCTGTATCGCTGGCCATTGAGGCAGGCGAAACCCTGGCGCTCGTGGGTGAATCCGGCTCCGGTAAAAGTGTTACCGCACTCTCTGTGCTACGCCTGCTCCCTTCCCCGCCCGTGGTCTACCCGCAAGGCGATATCATGTTTCAGGGCCGCTCATTGCTGAATGCCAGCGAGCGTGAGCTGCGCGCCGTGCGCGGCAACCAGATAGCGATGATTTTTCAGGAGCCGATGGTTTCTTTGAATCCGTTGCACAATATCGAAAAGCAGCTTTACGAAGTCCTTTCGCTCCATCGCGGCATGCGCCGGGAACCTGCGCGTGCTGAAATAGTGACTTGTCTTGAGCGCGTTGGCATCCGTAATGCGGCGCAGCGGCTGAATGACTTCCCGCACCAGCTTTCCGGAGGCGAACGCCAGCGCGTGATGATTGCGATGGCGCTGCTTACGCGCCCGGCCCTGCTTATTGCCGATGAGCCGACCACGGCGCTGGACGTCACGGTCCAGGCACAAATCCTGCAATTGCTGGCGGAGCTTAAGCGCGAGCTCAATATGGGGCTGCTGTTTATTACCCATAACCTGAACATTGTGAAGCGGCTTGCGGATAATGTGGCGGTTATGCAAAACGGGCGCTGCGTGGAGCAAAACCGCGCCGCGTCGCTCTTCGCCGCCCCGGCGCATGATTACACCCGTCGTCTTATTAACGCGGAGCCGGACGGCGATCCGGTGCCGCTGCCACCTTCTGCCGCCCCGCTGCTGGAGGTGCGTAATCTGCGTGTCACTTTCGCAAAGCGACACGGGCTGCTGCGGCGCGTTTCAGGTTATCACCCTGCGTTAAAAGGCTTAAGTTTTACCCTGCGGGCGGGTGAAAGCCTGGGACTGGTAGGCGAATCGGGTTCAGGTAAAAGCACCTCCGGGCTTGCGCTGCTGCGCCTCATTGCTTCGGAGGGTGAGATTTACTTTGAGGGGCAGCCGTTGCATCAGCTTAACCGCCGCGCCCTGTTGCCCCTGCGCCGGCGTATTCAGGTGGTGTTTCAGGACCCGAACTCTTCACTAAATCCGCGTCTTGATGTGCAAAGCATTATTGCCGAAGGGCTGCGGGTTCATCAGCCGTCGCTGACCGCCTCGCAGCGCGAGGCGCAGGTTATCGAGGCGATGCGTGAAGTGGGACTCGATCCCCACACGCGCCATCGCTATCCGGCCGAATTTTCCGGGGGGCAGCGTCAGCGCATCGCGATCGCGCGGGCGCTTATCCTGAAGCCTGAATTGCTTATTCTGGACGAACCCACGTCATCGCTTGATCGCACCGTACAGGCGCAGATCCTGGCGCTTCTGAAAAAGTTACAGCAGGAACACCAGCTCGCTTATCTGTTTATCAGTCATGATCTACAGGTTGTGCGTTCGCTGTGTCATCAGGTGGTGGTGTTACGTCAGGGGGAAGTCATTGAGCAGGGCGACTGTCAGACGATTTTCGCCGCCCCGCGTGAGGCGTATACGCGCGAGCTGTTAACGCTGCGCTAA
- a CDS encoding YejG family protein — MNTLQLSIVHRLPQSYRWSTGFAGSKVEPIPHAGQQCDNCLVGLRLLSPDGEKAWPVMQKLSQALSDISVDCSVLECEGEPCLFVNHQDEFAATCRLKNFGVAIAEPFSGQNPF; from the coding sequence TTGAATACGCTACAACTCTCAATCGTTCATCGTTTGCCGCAGAGCTATCGGTGGAGTACGGGTTTTGCCGGTTCAAAAGTTGAACCGATTCCGCATGCCGGACAGCAGTGCGATAACTGCCTGGTGGGTCTGCGCCTCCTGAGCCCGGACGGTGAAAAAGCCTGGCCGGTAATGCAGAAGCTAAGCCAGGCCCTGAGCGATATCTCAGTGGATTGTTCTGTGCTGGAGTGCGAAGGCGAGCCGTGCTTGTTTGTGAACCATCAGGACGAGTTCGCGGCGACCTGTCGGCTCAAAAATTTTGGCGTAGCCATCGCTGAGCCGTTTTCTGGCCAGAACCCTTTCTGA
- a CDS encoding Bcr/CflA family multidrug efflux MFS transporter — protein MTTRQNSSLGIVFILGLLAMLMPLSIDMYLPALPVIASEFGVEAGSAQMTLSTYILGFAIGQLFYGPMADSLGRKPVILGGTLIFAVAAIACALAQTIDQLIYMRLLHGLSAAAASVVINALMRDIYPKEEFSRMMSFVMLVTTIAPLLAPIAGGAVLVWFNWHVIFWILAVLALLACAMIFFLIRETLPVERRQKFHIRTTLGNFATLFRHKRVLSYMLASGFSFAGMFSFLSAGPFVYIELNHVSPQHFGYYFALNIVFLFMMTIINSRFVRRIGALKMFRAGLFIQFVMAVWLVVSAQFGVGFWALVLGIAVFVGCVSLVASNAMAVILDEFPHMAGTASSLAGTFRFGIGAIMGALLSMATFNSAWPMLLSIFFCATCSILFYFYASRPRRRPA, from the coding sequence GTGACCACCAGGCAGAATTCTTCACTGGGTATTGTGTTTATTCTTGGCCTGCTGGCCATGCTGATGCCGCTCTCTATCGATATGTACCTGCCGGCGCTGCCGGTTATCGCAAGCGAGTTTGGCGTCGAAGCGGGCAGCGCGCAGATGACGCTCAGCACCTACATTCTGGGCTTTGCTATCGGGCAGCTTTTTTATGGCCCGATGGCGGACAGTCTGGGGCGCAAGCCGGTTATTCTTGGCGGGACGCTGATTTTCGCGGTGGCCGCCATCGCATGCGCGCTGGCGCAAACCATCGATCAGCTCATTTATATGCGTCTCCTGCACGGGCTTTCTGCGGCGGCGGCAAGCGTAGTCATCAACGCCCTGATGCGCGATATCTACCCGAAGGAAGAGTTCTCGCGCATGATGTCCTTCGTGATGCTGGTGACGACTATCGCGCCGTTACTTGCGCCAATCGCAGGTGGGGCAGTGCTCGTCTGGTTTAACTGGCACGTTATCTTCTGGATCCTGGCGGTCCTTGCACTGCTGGCCTGCGCGATGATTTTCTTTCTGATTCGCGAAACGCTGCCGGTAGAACGCCGCCAGAAATTTCACATTCGCACCACGCTTGGCAACTTCGCAACCCTGTTTCGCCACAAGCGCGTGCTGAGCTATATGCTGGCGAGCGGTTTTAGTTTCGCGGGCATGTTCTCGTTCTTAAGCGCCGGGCCGTTTGTTTATATTGAGCTAAACCATGTGTCGCCCCAGCACTTCGGCTACTACTTTGCGCTGAATATCGTGTTCCTGTTCATGATGACGATTATTAACAGCCGCTTTGTACGTCGCATCGGGGCGCTGAAGATGTTCCGCGCAGGGCTGTTTATTCAGTTCGTGATGGCGGTGTGGCTGGTGGTCAGCGCGCAATTTGGCGTTGGCTTCTGGGCGCTGGTGTTGGGCATCGCCGTCTTTGTGGGGTGTGTCTCGCTGGTCGCCTCGAACGCGATGGCGGTCATTCTCGATGAGTTTCCGCACATGGCGGGCACCGCGTCGTCGCTTGCCGGGACATTCCGCTTCGGCATTGGGGCTATCATGGGCGCGCTGCTGTCGATGGCGACGTTTAACTCCGCCTGGCCCATGCTGCTTTCTATTTTCTTCTGCGCCACCTGCTCGATCCTCTTCTATTTCTACGCCAGTCGTCCTCGCCGCCGTCCGGCGTAA
- the rsuA gene encoding 16S rRNA pseudouridine(516) synthase RsuA → MRLDKFIAQQLGVSRAIASREIRASRVTVNGDIVRDSAFKLLADHEVEYDGNPLTQQNGPRYFMLNKPQGYVCSTDDPDHPTVLYFLDEPVAHKLHAAGRLDIDTTGLVLMTDDGQWSHRITSPRHHCEKTYLVTLESPVADDTAALFEKGIQLHNEKDLTKPAQLELITPTEVRLTISEGRYHQVKRMFAAVGNHVVGLHRERIGGIELDPELAPGEYRPLTEDEIASVGMPSR, encoded by the coding sequence ATGCGACTTGATAAATTTATCGCCCAGCAGCTTGGCGTCAGCCGCGCTATTGCTTCCCGTGAGATTCGCGCCAGCCGGGTAACCGTGAATGGCGACATTGTAAGAGACAGTGCTTTTAAACTGCTGGCGGACCACGAGGTTGAGTATGACGGCAATCCGCTGACTCAGCAGAACGGCCCGCGCTATTTTATGCTCAATAAACCGCAGGGCTATGTCTGCTCCACTGACGATCCGGATCATCCGACGGTACTCTATTTTCTTGACGAACCGGTCGCGCATAAGCTGCATGCGGCAGGGCGTCTTGATATCGACACCACCGGACTGGTGCTGATGACCGACGATGGTCAGTGGTCGCACCGTATCACCTCGCCGCGCCACCACTGTGAAAAAACCTATCTTGTGACGCTGGAATCGCCAGTCGCGGACGACACCGCAGCGCTGTTCGAAAAAGGCATACAGCTGCATAACGAAAAAGATCTCACCAAACCAGCGCAGCTTGAGTTGATCACCCCAACGGAAGTACGCCTGACTATCAGTGAAGGGCGCTATCATCAGGTGAAGCGCATGTTTGCAGCGGTGGGTAACCATGTGGTCGGCCTGCATCGCGAGCGCATCGGGGGTATTGAACTGGATCCTGAGCTTGCACCTGGCGAATACCGCCCGTTAACCGAAGACGAAATTGCCAGCGTTGGCATGCCGTCACGCTAA
- a CDS encoding DEAD/DEAH box helicase translates to MSFTLRPYQREAVDATLNHFRRHDAPAAIVLPTGAGKSLVIAELARLARGRVLVLAHVKELVAQNHAKYLALGLEADIYAAGLARKESHGKVVFGSVQSVARNLDHFQGEFSLVIVDECHRISDDDDSQYQQILTHLRKQNPRLRLLGLTATPFRLGKGWIYQFHYHGMVRGDEKALFRDCIYELPLRYMIKHGYLTPPERLDMPVVQYDFSRLQAQSNGLFSETDLNRELKQQRRITPHIVSQIVEFAADRRGVMIFAATVEHAREITGLLPAGEAALITGETPGRERDAIIDAFKAQQLRFLVNVAVLTTGFDAPHVDLIAILRPTESVSLYQQIVGRGLRLSPGKTDCLVLDYAGNPHDLYAPEVGAPKGKSDNVPVQVFCPACGFANTFWGKTTADGTLIEHFGRRCQGWFEDDDGHREQCDYRFRFKNCPHCNAENDIAARRCRGCNEILVDPDDMLKAALKLKDSLVLRCGGMQLQPGADEKGEWLKVTYYDEDGADVSERFRLHTPAQRTAFEQLFIRPHTRTPGVPLRWITVNDIVAQQALLRHPDFVVARLKGQYWQVREKVFDYNGRFRRANELRG, encoded by the coding sequence ATGTCTTTTACTCTACGTCCCTATCAGCGTGAAGCGGTGGATGCCACCCTGAATCATTTCCGCCGCCACGATGCGCCTGCGGCAATCGTCCTGCCGACCGGTGCCGGCAAAAGTCTGGTTATCGCCGAGCTCGCACGGCTTGCGCGCGGCCGCGTCCTGGTGCTTGCCCACGTTAAAGAGCTGGTCGCGCAAAACCATGCCAAATATCTGGCGCTGGGGCTTGAGGCCGATATCTACGCCGCGGGGCTTGCGCGTAAAGAGAGCCACGGCAAAGTGGTGTTCGGCAGCGTGCAGTCGGTGGCGCGCAACCTGGACCATTTTCAGGGCGAATTTTCGCTGGTGATTGTCGATGAGTGCCATCGCATCAGCGATGACGACGACAGTCAGTATCAGCAAATCCTTACGCATCTGCGCAAACAAAACCCGCGCCTGCGGCTGCTGGGGCTGACCGCCACGCCATTTCGCCTCGGCAAAGGCTGGATTTACCAGTTCCACTACCACGGCATGGTGCGCGGCGACGAGAAGGCGCTCTTTCGCGACTGCATCTATGAGCTTCCGCTGCGCTACATGATTAAACACGGCTACCTGACGCCGCCGGAACGCCTCGATATGCCGGTGGTGCAATATGACTTCAGCCGTCTCCAGGCCCAGAGCAACGGGCTATTCAGCGAGACTGACCTCAACCGCGAGCTGAAACAACAGCGGCGCATCACGCCGCATATCGTCAGCCAGATAGTGGAGTTTGCCGCCGACCGCCGCGGCGTCATGATTTTCGCCGCGACCGTCGAGCACGCAAGGGAAATTACCGGTCTGCTGCCGGCAGGCGAAGCCGCGCTCATTACCGGTGAGACGCCAGGGCGCGAGCGCGACGCCATTATCGACGCGTTCAAAGCCCAGCAACTGCGCTTTCTGGTGAACGTGGCGGTACTCACCACCGGCTTTGACGCCCCCCACGTGGATTTAATCGCGATCCTGCGCCCAACGGAATCCGTCAGCCTGTATCAGCAGATTGTCGGGCGCGGGCTGCGGCTGTCGCCCGGTAAAACGGATTGTTTGGTCCTGGATTATGCCGGCAACCCGCACGATCTCTACGCACCGGAAGTGGGCGCACCGAAGGGGAAAAGCGACAATGTGCCGGTGCAGGTTTTCTGCCCCGCCTGCGGTTTCGCCAATACCTTCTGGGGCAAAACCACCGCCGACGGCACGCTGATTGAGCATTTTGGCCGCCGCTGTCAGGGCTGGTTTGAGGATGACGACGGCCACCGCGAACAGTGCGATTACCGTTTCCGCTTCAAAAACTGCCCGCACTGCAACGCGGAAAATGATATCGCCGCCCGGCGCTGCCGTGGATGCAACGAGATCCTGGTCGATCCGGACGATATGCTGAAAGCGGCGCTGAAGCTCAAAGATTCGCTGGTATTACGCTGTGGCGGGATGCAGTTACAACCGGGCGCCGATGAGAAAGGCGAATGGCTCAAGGTCACGTATTATGACGAAGACGGCGCGGACGTTAGCGAGCGTTTCCGCCTGCACACCCCCGCGCAGCGCACCGCGTTTGAACAGCTGTTTATCCGCCCGCATACGCGCACGCCGGGTGTGCCGCTGCGCTGGATAACTGTCAATGATATCGTGGCGCAACAGGCGCTCTTGCGTCACCCGGATTTCGTGGTCGCGCGCCTGAAAGGCCAGTACTGGCAGGTGCGTGAAAAAGTATTCGACTATAACGGCCGCTTCCGTCGCGCCAATGAATTACGCGGTTAG
- the rplY gene encoding 50S ribosomal protein L25 has translation MFTINAEVRKEQGKGASRRLRHANKFPAIIYGGTEAPVAIELDHDKLMNMQAKPEFYSEVLTLAIDGKEVKVKVQAVQRHPYKPKLQHIDFVRA, from the coding sequence ATGTTTACTATTAACGCTGAAGTACGTAAAGAGCAGGGTAAGGGTGCGAGCCGCCGCCTGCGTCACGCCAACAAGTTCCCGGCTATCATCTACGGTGGCACCGAAGCTCCGGTTGCAATCGAACTGGATCACGACAAGCTGATGAACATGCAGGCAAAACCGGAGTTCTACAGCGAAGTGCTGACTCTGGCTATCGATGGCAAAGAAGTTAAAGTAAAAGTTCAGGCTGTACAGCGTCACCCGTACAAACCGAAACTGCAGCACATCGACTTCGTTCGCGCGTAA
- the yejK gene encoding nucleoid-associated protein YejK has protein sequence MSLDINQIALHQLIKRDEQNLELILRDSLLEPGNTVTEMMAELHRVYSAKSKAYGLFNEESELAEALRQCRRGDDDFLAFSRAATGRLRDELAKYPFADGGIVLFCHYRYLAVEYLLVAVLNNLSSMRVNEQLDISATHYLDINHADIVARIDLTEWETNPESTRYLTFLKGRVGRKVADFFMDFLGASVGLDTKAQNRGLLQALDDFTAEAQLDKAERQNVRAQVYSYCNEQLQAGEEIALSELSKELPNFGEKSFQEFTAEQGYELEETFPADRSTLRQLTKYAGSGGGLTINFDALLLGERIFWDPATDTLTIKGTPPNLRDQLQRRLSGK, from the coding sequence ATGAGTCTGGATATCAACCAGATTGCCTTGCATCAGTTAATTAAGCGCGATGAGCAGAATCTGGAGCTTATCCTGCGCGACTCGCTGCTTGAACCAGGCAATACCGTCACGGAAATGATGGCCGAGCTGCATCGCGTCTACAGCGCGAAAAGCAAAGCTTACGGCCTTTTTAACGAAGAGAGCGAGCTTGCCGAGGCGCTGCGCCAGTGCCGTCGCGGTGATGACGATTTCCTGGCGTTCAGCCGCGCGGCCACGGGCCGTCTGCGCGACGAGCTGGCGAAATACCCGTTCGCGGACGGCGGTATCGTGCTGTTTTGCCATTATCGTTATCTGGCAGTGGAATACCTGCTGGTGGCGGTGCTGAATAACTTAAGCAGCATGCGCGTCAATGAGCAGCTCGATATCAGCGCCACGCACTATCTGGACATCAACCATGCCGACATCGTGGCGCGCATCGATTTAACCGAATGGGAAACCAACCCGGAGTCGACGCGCTACTTAACCTTCCTGAAGGGAAGGGTCGGGCGCAAGGTTGCCGATTTCTTTATGGATTTCCTGGGCGCGAGCGTCGGGCTTGACACCAAAGCGCAAAACCGTGGTCTGCTGCAGGCGCTGGACGATTTCACTGCCGAAGCGCAGCTTGATAAAGCCGAGCGCCAGAACGTGCGTGCGCAGGTCTACAGCTACTGCAACGAACAGTTGCAGGCGGGCGAAGAGATTGCGCTCTCTGAACTCTCAAAAGAGCTGCCGAATTTCGGTGAGAAAAGCTTCCAGGAGTTTACGGCGGAGCAGGGCTATGAGCTGGAAGAGACCTTCCCGGCGGACCGCAGCACCCTGCGTCAGTTGACCAAATACGCCGGCAGCGGCGGCGGACTGACGATTAATTTCGACGCCCTGCTGCTGGGCGAGCGCATTTTCTGGGACCCGGCAACCGACACGCTCACCATCAAAGGCACGCCGCCGAACCTGCGCGATCAGCTGCAGCGCCGCCTGTCCGGCAAATAA
- a CDS encoding YejL family protein produces MPQVSRYSDERVEELLTELANVLSKHKAPTDLSLMVLGNMVTNLINNSVAPAQRKTLARSFADALQSSVRDDNAH; encoded by the coding sequence ATGCCACAAGTATCCCGCTATAGTGACGAACGCGTTGAAGAATTACTGACTGAACTGGCGAACGTGCTGTCAAAGCACAAAGCGCCGACTGACCTTTCCCTGATGGTGCTTGGGAATATGGTCACCAATCTCATCAATAACAGCGTGGCTCCCGCGCAGCGCAAAACGCTGGCGCGCTCCTTCGCGGATGCGTTGCAATCCTCCGTTCGCGATGACAACGCGCATTAA